Genomic DNA from Pelorhabdus rhamnosifermentans:
CAGCCGCGTTTATTTTCATCATATAAATGAGCGGTTAAAGAACTAAGCTGTTCGGAAAGAGCCGATAATTCTTGACTGTGAACAGTTAGCTTTTGAATCGCAGCCGCTTGGCTCGTACTAATTGTATCAACTTGTTCCATTTCTCCGCTAATCTGCTGAATAGACTGAGTTAAACTGGACAAAATTTTATTTATTTCACCAGCCGAGCCGGCACTACTTACAGCTAATTTCCGTACTTCTTCAGCAACAACACTAAATCCTCTTCCCATCTCACCGACTCTAGCGGCTTCAATCGCTGCATTTAGTCCAAGTAAGTTAGTTTGATTGGCAATATTTTGTATAACTGTAAGAATATGATCCGTCGTGCTTACCTGTTGCGTGGCATTAGCAGAAAGGGTTTTTAATGAGCTACTTGAATTTGATAGCTGTTCAGCCTGCTCTAGGATGGATTGAATCGAAGCAAATAATCCAGTAGCAGAGTTCGACAATTGATTAGATGCGTGAACTAATATTTCTTTTCTTTCCAATGATTCATGAATTGCCACAGCACCAATAATATGTTGTTGTTCATCCGTAATTGGCATACTGATTGCGATATAAGGAATACCATACACTTCCTTAGCTACTTCAACAACAACACGCTGTTTTGCCTGCATGGCTTTATAAACAGCTGAACCTGATTTAATAGTTTCGCCAACAACTACTTGTGAAGCTATTTCTGGAATGGAATATGAAACTAACCATTTTGTCCTATCACTAACAACTACACCTATTTTCCCACTAACGAGTTGAGGTAAATAGGGTGCTACTTGAATAAAGGCCTCGAGTGCATTCGTGTTAGACATCTGATTCTCCCCTTTATCGCAGTATTTTCAGCTAAATATTCAATTAAATGG
This window encodes:
- a CDS encoding methyl-accepting chemotaxis protein, which encodes MSNTNALEAFIQVAPYLPQLVSGKIGVVVSDRTKWLVSYSIPEIASQVVVGETIKSGSAVYKAMQAKQRVVVEVAKEVYGIPYIAISMPITDEQQHIIGAVAIHESLERKEILVHASNQLSNSATGLFASIQSILEQAEQLSNSSSSLKTLSANATQQVSTTDHILTVIQNIANQTNLLGLNAAIEAARVGEMGRGFSVVAEEVRKLAVSSAGSAGEINKILSSLTQSIQQISGEMEQVDTISTSQAAAIQKLTVHSQELSALSEQLSSLTAHLYDENKRG